CATCAAGAATACCACTACTACGTTTTTCATAATTAAGTTTATTATTAGTCTACTTTTTACTCTTCGCTAATTAATTCTAAAACCTAAATCTTATTAAATTCTAAAGAAATTAATTTTCAAGTTGCGCAAAAATAGAAAAGCTTTTTTAATTGTTGTCATCTAATTTTTAAATGTGGACGAAGAAGCAACGATTCAAGAAATATATTTCGATCACCTTTAAAAGGATAAAAAAACATGCCATAAGGAGTTTCTATCTTGAAATCGATTTAGTATAAAGGAAAATTATCAAAAACAGCCTCATGAAAACAGCATACAGAGAAGATTTTTTCAAAAACACATACTCATAAACCACAACCCAACATACGGCCTTAAAACGGCTTAAAACAAGTTTTAAGCCAAAAATTGAGGTTTACTCCTGCTTTTTGAGAATATAGATTACTGAGGAAGGTTGCCCGTTAAAAACAGCAACCAGATTTGAATATAGGCCCACAAAAAATGCTTTGATAAAATTCTGCTTCCCTGTTTTATATTTTTCAGAAAGTATAGAGACATAAAAAGCATCAAACCACATGGGTTTTGTTTTCATCAATTGCATATCATGTTTTGCAAATATCTTCCCTATGGCTTCTTTAGAAAAATGCCAAAGGTGTCTAGGAACATCATAAGCCGCCCAAAATTCTTTGTAATGTTTAGCATCGTAAGATTTAAAATTTGGAACAGCAATAACAAGTGCACCATCATCTTCTAACCTTTCTATAATTTTTGCTATTTGTAAGTCCAAATCTGGCAGATGTTCTAAAACATGCCAAAGCGTAATAACCTGAAATTTGGTTTGAGGCACTTCATCTATACTAGATAACAATTCCATTTTCTTTTCACGAGAACGAATTCTAGCATCTTGATTTGGCTCTACTCCTTTAACGGACCATTTCCATTTTTCAGCTTCCAACAAAAAATCTCCTGTACCTGCACCAACATCCAACAACGTTTTATTCTGATTTGCATACCTATTTATTAAAAATACTTTTTGAGCAAGGCTAATTTTTTTTACCGCCTGATACATTTTATCTATAGCAGATTTGGAAGCATCAGTATGCGAAATATAGGCATCACTTTCGTAGAACTTTTGAAGATCTTTTGGTTGGGGTTTGGTCACCAACATTTGCAGCTCTTCATCTAAAAGTAATTCAAAGTCTTCACCGGTAATTGAGAAGTCCTTAGTTTTTAAAAACGGTTTCATTATAGTTGTGCGTGGTAAGGTATTCCTTTTTGAGAGTTCGAAGATAATTCAAAACTAGCTCTCTTGAAAACGAATCTTCATGAAGACAGTCTTTTTCATAATCACTGTACACCTCAATGGCAATATACCAATTATCTGTTCTGATTAAATCTTCTCCACCAACGTAATCATCATCAGTATCTAAAGCGGCATTCAAAGTTGCACTAAAAATAGCTGGTGCCAAATTCAAAACTTTAGTAGGAATAGCTGTTTCATAAAACGCAAAAAAATAAGTTTTTCCATCAATCATAAATGGTATATCATCATATACATTTTCATGATTCAATTGAAACTTTGTATTTACATAATTGTAAAAATGTTCCGCTTCTTTAGGGTCTTCAAAAATGAACATTGTTCTTTTGGAAAGACTTCTTTTAAACTTCTTTCCTTTAGATAATTTATAGTCTTTTATGTTTGGCGCAATCCGTACCGGAATGCAAGATTGAACCATTATGGCAAGACACAAAACAAACAGATATCGTTTCATTTGAAAGCACTTTTAGATTGAAAAAATACTTCAACAAAAATCGAGCCCAAAGCAATTTTACCCTACCCCACTCGTTCTATACAAATAGAAAATTAAAAAGGATTTTCAAACAGTTCTTATCTAGAACCCGTTCAAAAACCCTTACGTATTATAATTTATAAACCTTTTAAAAATTCATGCTCTATAAGCAATAGCGTATACTAGCGTGTCTTTCTTTTTAATGTCTCCGTGCTATTCTTATTTAGAAACTTAGCGTGGAAATGACATATGTTCCACGTGGAACGTTCTCAAAAACTATCTTCCCAAGTACACTAACAACACACTTATATCCGAAGGATTTACTCCACTCACTCTAGCTGCCTGCGCGATCGTAACCGGCTGTATGGAATTCAATTTCTCTCGTGCTTCATACGACAAAGACTTCAATTTTGAATAGTCAAAATTAGCAGGGATTTTTACATTTTCAAGACGTAATAATTTATCCGCGTTGTTCTTTTCCTTGGCGATATATCCAGAATATTTAACTTGAATTTCTGTCTGTTCTAGCACCTCTCGGTCAAGATTATTATCTTCCACAAAACCCGAAACAGTTTCTAATTTAAGCATGTGCTCCATGGTTACTTTTGGTCTCGAAAAAACCTTGAACATCTTATCAGATTGCTTTACCAAAGCAGAATCTACACTCTCCAAAATAGGATTAATATCCTCCGGCTTAACGCTCGTTTCTTTAAAGAAATTTACAAAAGAATCAGATTTCTTCTCCTTCTCCTCCATCCTATCCAAGCGTTCTTTTTTGGCCAAACCAATATCAAAACTACGTGGAGTCAAACGCAAATCTGCATTATCTTGTCGCAGTAAAGTTCTGTATTCTGCTCTAGAAGTAAACATACGATACGGCTCTTCTGTGCCCTTTGTAATCAAATCATCAATCAAAACTCCTATATACGCTTCGTCCCTTTGAAGTATAAATTCTTCCTTTTCCTTGATTTTTAAATGAGCATTCATACCCGCCATTAAACCTTGAGAAGCAGCTTCTTCATACCCTGTGGTTCCATTAATCTGACCAGCAAAATACAGGTTCTCTACAAGTTTAGTTTCTAAGGTATGTTTCAATTGTGTTGGCGGAAAATAATCATATTCTATAGCATAACCAGGTC
This genomic interval from Zobellia roscoffensis contains the following:
- a CDS encoding class I SAM-dependent methyltransferase, which translates into the protein MKPFLKTKDFSITGEDFELLLDEELQMLVTKPQPKDLQKFYESDAYISHTDASKSAIDKMYQAVKKISLAQKVFLINRYANQNKTLLDVGAGTGDFLLEAEKWKWSVKGVEPNQDARIRSREKKMELLSSIDEVPQTKFQVITLWHVLEHLPDLDLQIAKIIERLEDDGALVIAVPNFKSYDAKHYKEFWAAYDVPRHLWHFSKEAIGKIFAKHDMQLMKTKPMWFDAFYVSILSEKYKTGKQNFIKAFFVGLYSNLVAVFNGQPSSVIYILKKQE